The DNA sequence atatataatatatataattataatatatatatatatatatatatatatatatatatatatataatatatatatatatatatattatatgtattattgtttttgtgttgtgtgtttgtgtgtgtgtgtgtgtgtgtgtatgtgtaatatgtatgatttgtatatatatatatatatgtatatatgtatgtatttgtatatatatatgtatgtattgtatattatgtatatatttgtatatatgtatatattgtatatattttatactatatgtatatatatatattgtatatactatatgtatatagtatgatttgtatatataattgtattatgtatgtattgtatatatgtagtatatgttatatttgttcatatatatatttattatatatatatatgtatatagatatgtatatatatatatatatatatacaatgtgtgtcgtgttgttttgtggtttgtgtgtttgttgtttgttgtgttgttattgtgtgtgtagatatatattatatatatatatatatatatatataatatatatatatatatatatatatatataaaagtagtgtgttctatatataatatatatatataaataatatatatatatatatatataatattatatataatatatatagatataatatatatatatatttatatatatatatatatatatatatatatatatatatatatatatatatatatatatatatatatatataatatatattaattctgaGGGTGGTGAATAAACCCCGACATTGAATCCAAGCAGACATTACCCCTGTTGAATTTTCCTcctaatcatcgttattattatcatttcaaaacACTTATCATATTGTTTTggttggatatatataaaaagaaataggttTTAAGCAGTGAGTTcgatttattaattgtttttacacttaTATGGCTTAATAAGTATTATGTCACAAGTTTAACGTCACATTTTCTGGTAACTaatattgctgttagtaatgtcaaaaaatctgtaataattataaaaaaaaagttagtattGATAAGGATAACATTAGTAACacctcaaggaaaggtgaaatcaggtgagatcACAAGGTCTATGaaatgactcctttgtggctaagcacttgcagagccatctacgtccagagacatttcacaaaacaatactggAACAGAACATTTTCCCAAGACCTTTGCGTTTActctgtgtgaatatatttacaaatttttggTTATTACCCACAGGTGACTCCTCTGTCTGAGGTCTACGTGCGGCTGGCCACGAAGCATGTCGAGTTGTATGGAGCCCAACTGCGTATCCATGCAGTGTTCTCTGGTCTGCGTTACCTCATGTATCACTACCCACTCACAGCTGCTGCTTTGGGGATTGGTATCTGCATGGTGTTCCTGTCAGCTGTTGTCATATTAAGTTGGTATCAGTTCTCCGGCTCAGCAGGCAAGCAGGTGAGGGATCAAAATGACAAGAGGGTCATCTTCTTGGATTTGACATGGAGGCGATGTTActatgtcattgttgttgttggcaaTGTTAATAGTGATTATGTTGCTAGCTGTATTTTTTCAAGgtgttactatattatattatcattattagtatttatttacatatatgtggatatttttttctcataccaCTTCCTTTACCAGTCAGTATTCCCATTTTGTTACTGTCTTTGTTAAATTTCCAAGTGAAATACACCTGCATACATGTGCATGGAAAATCTATTCATGTAAACAGAatcttactttctctctgtctttcattcctttctttctctcttccaattGCTTTCTCCCTGCGTAAGCATGATGTGACTAAGCGCTTAATTTCTACACAGCTGGGTGGGCCAAGGCAAGTTAGCTTCCCTAATGGCCGTGCAACAGGCATTGGTCCTGGAAGGTCTGCAGGGGCTGGTGTGCAACCCATGGATGCCCTCCCCAAGGTGGCTCCCGCAGCCGCCAGAAGGTCAGGTGCGTAGTGAGGGTTTCAGGTGGGGGAGATTGCCAGTCAAAGTTGTgaagtgtaaatgtatatgcttgTTTAAATGTTCCTTTATATGCATACTGAAATTTTGTGTGGGTGGATATGTTAGCACTCGTGTGTTTTTTTCCTACAAGTAATCCTACACCTCATGTGAATTTCATAGCCTAGGACTTGTTTCCAGAGTCTTCTCATCATGCAAGACATTTTAACTGTTCATGTCCACCATAGGGCTCGAGATCCCCCCCAAAGCGAAGGAGGAGCCCCCAAGTGAGGAGGCAAAGGAGGTGGCAAAGGATGAAGAAGGTGATGTAGATGGCAGGGCTGCACTACCAGTGGAGCACGAGACAGAGGAGGTGAGCCCATGTGAAGGATAGGTGCTGCCGTATAGATAATCATTATagcttttattatgataattatatgccCTAGTcagttttttaccattattattgctaccttTGTaaggataatgattgtgataattgttgttaatatcagtagtagtagcagtagtagtcacAGGATTAATGATGTTATACTcattaccttttcattattattactgctattactacctctactactactgtactggtaaattatattgtaaaagggaaaataaaaatttaccgaGGATaaaataaaagccataaaaatgagggttcattttttcattatatatatatatatatatatatatatatatatatatatatatatatatatatatatatatatatatatatatatatataattttttgaattttttattattatttatttatttatttatttatttatttatttattattattattttttaaaatcttatggtACTAGATAGCTCCTCTGTGTATGAACAGTAGGGTACAGAAGAGGGACCAGATATCACTTGAAGTAAAGTATTTGACAGTAGATCTTTGTAATTTAGTCTTCTGTATTTTAAGTTTCTTGTATAATGTCAattgattttcattgtttttagtcTTGTTTTAGTGGGTGGATCTGAGTGCCAAGCTGCCTACACGGCCCAAAAACAAGGCATTAGGTTTACTTGAGTCGCTACTCTCTCAAATGTGTGGTTTGTAGGCCTAGCCCACACGACACACTTCTGCGGGGTGTCAAGACTCCTTACTTCCCTTATCTCTTTTAATGTATacatgatttttccttttttgctattttccaaggcctatattatttgatattctgTATCAAGGTGTTAATGGACTGTTTTCCTTACATCGACTCCATGTCATCATCCCTTTTGGTAATCTATATCTCtgtgtaataacaataagtaacattttcttgcttgtgcctttttttttttaattcttggaaTATTCAGTTTTCTGTAACACCCTGCAATGCCAATCACAAAAGTCAGGAACAGGATCCTCAGTATGGAAAAGGTTTCTTCCCAGGAACTAGCACTATTCTGGCCACTGCTCAAGGATGGTACATTACACTCTTGtttactgataaaaataaatcaagagccccttcctaaatgaCCATGTAGAAAAGAACAGTACATAATTTCTCAttgttcataattattattcagtatcttaaaagaatcaaaattttatattttgcgcTTATGTCCTTGGTGCAGAGGCAGGTCTGTATATGTTTGGTTGTCCAGATATAAGGCATAGATCATCTGTCTACTTCCCATAGACATACTCTCCTCCTGCACCTTATCCCACTTTTTGCTGCAAATTGGAGAAGAGCTCTTCATGCATTGTCACCTTCTGTTTGGTGTTCTGTTGGTTTTCGAGTTgtaaaaaaatctcaaaacatCCATAGATGCACCCTGACCATGGAGTAATGCTCAAACTGAAGCCTCAGACTTGCAGAATTTATACCATATATGAGACTTTTTCCTGTCTTGAAAAGTCTAAAGAAATCTCAGCCTACAGCTCTTGTTTGTACTGAATTTCTAaatgtattatttgttttgaGTAGTGTCATATCTACAGAAGCTTAACTCATTGGGTCACATGTACCAGCGTCATAACAAACCGCTTGGTCTGTGGGGTAAGTCTGTACGTGTGGAGATGCACCAGAGTGTCTGGAGTGGGACATTTAACTTAATGTAGCGGACTTCCATGCCCAGTGTCTTactgttgccagaaatcaccggAGTTTTATCACGCTTAGGGATTTCTGTTACCCCAGGAGtttaaaaatctttctctctctctccctcctccctcctccctcctccctcctccctccccccctccccctcctccctcctccctcccccctcccccctccccctcctcctctcttccttccttccttctgttatctactttccttcatccccttcctccctttttttttgtctcctttccttccctcttccccctccctcacattaaaaacaagaaagaaaaaaaaaatcagtaactaACTCGGACAGCTATTTCAAATCCCATACTTTATTGTCTCTACAGAACGACATCCCAGCACAGCAAGGGTCTGAGGCCGAGGGACGAGACAGTGACGAGTTTGAGGTTGTTTGCCCTTCGAAGAATCCAggtaagggaagaagggaggtaggAATGTATGTTTgatggaagtggggggaggggggggaggttttctagttgagaattttttgtttttgtttttagaggTATAGAaatgaatagagatggtgaccgaggTATGGTAAGAAAAGTTCATAGAGAGACTTAGTTGGGTTTGAGTCTTCTTAATGGTATGGAATTATAGAtgtttgcaaatatatacatagagaggttTTGATAGATagagtaaaaataatactgaGCATTTAAGTGTATGGTTAGATTTGCAGACAGGTAAATAGACTGATAAGAAGTTGATGTTATGAATAAGTCAAATATTTATGTGTCTTCCCATATTTTATCTTCCATGGATTATACATTGTGACATAAGGCACTAGTCTATGTCAAATTCAGTATCACTCCCTCTTAAGATAGTGTCACCTGTCACCTTATGATTTGACTCTCCATCTGTGGTGTTTGAGGTGTAGTGTGTAGACCCCTTAACCCAAGATCAGAGGTAACCTTAGATTATACAAACATCCTGTCTAATGTGCTTATTTACATTGCTTCTCCACACTACTATTCATTATCACTTTGGTGattcttccttttcattatcttattttcttttttcattcctctttgtcataattttgttttgtatatttcattcAGGTGTATTGCTTttcttcaaatttgtttttatttctgtgtccttaaattttttctttgagtTCTAAAGATGGACATTATTAACACTGCTGAAGTTTATTACTGCAGttttgcttctctcttcctcccttttgacATTAAGAAAGGCATGTGAGTGCCACACTAACTCATTTTCATTCAGGTCTCTCCCTTTTGCAAGGACTACTACCCGCAGGGAGGAAATATGGGAGAAAATACTTATTTGAGTGTTTTAGGGATAGCAAATGCAGACTTTAattgtttcctttctttatcacttttgCAGCTAATGAAGAGACCAGGAGAAAGCTATCAAGTGCATGTGACGAGGATACCGTCCTTCGGCAACGTGTCCAGCATATCGACGCCGAGCCTTAAAGGGCATCGTCTGGACAGTAGAAGCATAGCGAGAGACTAATCTTTTCTAGTGTGTGCTGGGATATCAAGCCTCGTACAGTTTTATTTTTGCTGTgtaaaaaagaatgggaaaggtTGATTGTATGATAATAAgattagtatcattgtttttgAAAATCTTGTTCCTTTGTGGTTTTTGTCTTTTATGTGGGCCAAAGcaactgtttgttttttttgttggtgaaatgattgttttatttgttgtcttAGTATAATGAGAGCAAAATTTGAAAATATGTAATGATACACTGAATGCTTAGATGTGTTTTAGATTGGAGTCAAATTTGGCAGTTTTAGAACCAAATGGTACCATAGTTACTGTCAttgatgaaataatacaaaaaaaaaggttactcTATTTCAAGCTAACTAAGTCATTAACTGATGTTGCTCAGAGTTGCAAGTTCTTTCCTAGACATACCAGCAGTATTAAAGAGGTAGTCGATCAGTTCTTCCATCCCCTTtctagatctctctctcctctcctctcctctcttctctttctccatttgcctccctccccttccccccccactctctctctctctctctctctctctctctctctctctcttctctcttctctttctctttctctctctctctctctctctctctctctctctctgactctgctCCTACATATCTCCCTACTCCCTAccctgcccccttctctctctttctcaatcacgATTTTCAAGCAGTTTTTTATGTCTCGTGTTCATTCATACATTTGTCGAGTAGAAGTAAGCTTCATTACCCTTGTAAAAGCAGTCAATAGAAAGCCAGTCTTCATTATTGCAGTGTTGCTTGTTTGTATTTGCATTTTCTGTTGTAGTTTGGGTATGTTGTGCTTGTGCATTGAATCACTCAGGTGcttttattgtaaacattgtaCAAGTAAAAtacgtttttgtgttttgtttgtgtacacTGTCAAAAGAAGGGGTTCTCTGTTTGGGATAAATTTTGGCAATTGTACATTTTGAGGAGAGATAATAGGTTAGGTagtgtatgagagaaagagagagcgagagcgagagtgagagagagagagagagagtgagagggagagcaagcaagcaaggagtttgtgtgtgtgtgcgtgcatgtgtacacatgcatgcattcatgtcTGCACACTTTTGGATTGAGCAATTCATAGGATTGTCTTGCATTTCTTTGGAATTTTCTGTGATAAAAGAACCAAGGAAAAagagtatcaatatatatatatatttatatatatatatacatatatatatatatatatatatatatatatatatatatatatatatatatatatatatatatatatatatatgtgtgtgtgtgtgtgtgtgtgtgtgtgtgtgtgtgtgtgtgtgtgtgtgtgtatgtatatatgtatgtgtacatataaagaaacatgcatacatacatatgtacatatttacatatatacatacatgttaacATATTGTAGAACTGAATACTCCTAAAAGTGAGAACAAAAATCCAAAGATTTTAGAGTAGAGAAAATGAAGATTTCTATTCTTGCATTTAAAGTACAGGAAAAAAATTTGTGTACAAGGTGAAACATTCCAcagaaattttgttattttgattctGTGTCACAGTGTCAGATGATAACATGTATTTACTTTGTAGTCCGTGCCTTATGTGCATTATTATGTGatatgtagtattttattatataactttaccaggtatatattattcatatatttgtatattatggttATATCGTAGAGCGTATATGTTATGAAATTGTTAtgttattagagaatttacaaagcaaatgtataatttttttatgatcagtTTATGTAGATCTTGAAATTTAGTGATTGTGTTCTgtaggttttgaaaaaaaaaaaaaaaagtttcatgaaatcaataaaaagaCTGTACATCTTGtgttagatttttcttttatataatgaaaatattgatactgatattaatgtaTGACCATTaatttactttgtgtgtgtgtgtgtgtgtgtgtgagtgtgtgtgtgtgtgtgtgtgtgtgtgtgtgtgtgtgagtgtgtgtgtgtgtgtgtgtgagtgtgtgtgtgtgtgtgtgagtgtgtgtgtgtgtgtgtgtgtcttgtgtgcgtgtgtcttgtgtgcgtgtgtcttgtgtgcatgtgtcttgcgtgtgtgtgcgtatcttgtgtgtgttgtatgtttgtgtgtgtgtgcatttgtgtagaGTAATAACACAAACAGACAATAACTAAAGATACTAAAAcacaagaatgatataaataaatcataaaataattggTGATACAAAAATCGTGTATGATATTAgcgatatacagagagatagagacttttttatttatttatttatttatttattattatttttttttaatcacattgGCATTAATAACGATACAAGAAATAACACGTGAACAGTAGATTGacacatcattctttttttttttggggggggggtggactcgtaattcaaaaaattatactgtgaaacaaggaaaggaaaatgagatgacAGGACGAATCTGAAGGAAAATgagtagaaaaagaaagtaacGAAGTAGGAATGGAATGCAAAGAGAaagtggaggcggaggtggatgaaggaagaggaaataaggagaaagtgagaaggaaaaagggaaggtatATTTAAACGTTCAAAGGATGTCcacttttaatgataaaaaaaaattatactttgcAACATGTACAGGAAAGATATATTTATTTCCACATTAAttggcattatgattattattattagttatcattacgattttcatcattacttttttcattactgttattgatgataattttttgtcatcaatatcataactattattattactatggttattattattattattattattattattattattatcattatcattattattattattattatttattttgattattattattccatagtTCTGCACCTCTCACgtaaattgttttcttttatggtGGCAACTGAATATTACGCGCCCATCCTAACTGACTCCCTTTGCGTGTTCTGAGACCAAACTCCAACAGCCCTTATTAAATGTTGATTTCAACTCTAATCTATAATACAAGCATTGATATTCTCACGTTAATACACTAAAACCTTAATATAAAATGCATTAACACAAACACATTGATACTTGCAGATAAAAGTgtaaattaacaaaacatttaaacaGCATATTGTCGGGCAATTGGACACTCATACCCTTAGATCCTGACTGTCGCTCACCCGGGCATTCctgtaaaagtaatagtagtaataataatggcgatggtaatgataatagtagtaatgataaagataatagtaatagtactgataacaatataattagaagaatgattataataagaatgattactcTCGACCCCCCCAATCCCAGTCTTTTCTTATCCCACTTTCCTTTCCCTGCTTAACTTCATCCCCTACTTCTGTCCACGTATCCAAATCGTCaactcatatttacccttttcgccacactactttaccataatgctgtgtaaCCTCTGATATCTggtacttttatttgttttaaccattataGAAATCCACTAACAATGCcttattaaaaaagagagagaaaaaaaaacggggggcctATACCCACAAGCCCCACCCTGTCACCATATTTTGTATACCCCGCTAATGACCCTAGGTATTGACGCGGCAGAGAATTttcaacagatgaataaatattaCCCTCGTGACTGACCTCTTTCAGCCAAGTCcatctgatttatttatttatttatttatttttattttttatttatttttttattattatttcttttttaagggaCAAGACAAGGTATTCTGGAGAGCACACGCGCCTGTTACATAGCTACTTGGCCCAAACAAAGGCTATAATGTAGCGACCCAAGTTATTAGTGTTAAGTAAacgccttctttcttcttttaacggtaggttcatgtctgagccgccgtggtcacagcatgttacttaattgtagttttcatgttgtgatgctcttggagtgagtacgtggtagggtcgccaGTGCCTGGTTCAATACAAATATCACTATAGttactgttatatatacacacacacacacatatatatatatatatatatatatatatatatatatatatatatatatatatatatatatatatatataattgttttcattgttattattttgattttattatcattattagttattgtttttattatattatcattattattattattttcatcgttattattattattattattattgttattattattattattattgttattatcattattattattattattatcattgttattattattatcattattattatcaatatcattatcaaaatcattaatattatcattaccaatatcactaatattatcattatcattatcactaattgttattaacgttattaatattgttattattattattattattattattattattattaatattgttattattattattattatttttaatattattactattattattaatattattattactattattaatattattaatattattattactattattattattattattattattattattattattattattattattattattattattattattattattattattattattattattattattattattattggtattaccagCAGTAGTGTCATTACCATCaaaattaatagcattattagtaACATGATTATCCTTCGTATttctatactattatcattatcattattatcactatacgtTGCAATCACTCttgattaattcattatttgCTTTTCAAAGTACGCCAGAATCATCAGCACTTATAGGTAAATGAGGAAAATCTTGTGATTATAACTTGTATTTCAATCCACAAAATCAAGATTCAAATTACGAATGTTTTATCCAACACAAAACTGTTCcgtaaaaaaaagtattcagCAACATAAACAAGACTTATGCGTATTGCAAGCAAACCCTGTACTGATTAATGATGGCTACACTCAAAATTAATTTGAAACTGTCATTTCTGAGCACTAATCACACCATATACCTGATATCAAGGTgacgataacagtaacaattctAAGATAACAGAAAACAAGAATACCAACCCTGTTGAACCCTTAACAGATAAaggaaccccctcccccaccccacatatTTACACCCCAGGGCATtattgaggaaaggagagaaaatccaAAGGTATTCTTTCCATTCTATAATCCTGTAACTTCTGGTACCCCACGTATACCATTTCGATCGGCATTTCTACTGAAAGGAAAGGCGAGTCAGCTGATGACTCTGCATCCTCAGGAGTGTAACACCGTCTTATACAAGGGAGAAACATTGGTCAAAGCCACAGCACCAGTTCCATTTATACTTCGTCTCTTGCTGAAGCTGTTCCTATTCCCCAGCAAATGTCCTATCACCTCCTGCCACCAGTGCTTTCGTTCctgattgtggttattattattattttagtcacGTCTGGACGGAAGTTCTCTTACTTTTTGTGTACCAGAGGGCAAACAcaatttttttgcatgttttcttttcaataaattttcttttcttttatagttGTGAGTTACTCTAATGAAACCATCGCCTCCATGATTTTCGTGTTTTCACCACCGTATTGTGGTATTCTTGGCTGTAAGTCAATTTTAGGTTGTTGGTTCATTGAATTTTCTTACTATATCTTGGCACATATCTAGAAAAATCACTATAATTCATGCTTGAAAATGATTTAATGAATACATTCCAAAGGGATTATCATATAGTAGTATCCTTAGAGATGTGGTTTCAGTTTACAAAACGGTTTCCATATGGCAGGTCCACTGGGTGCAGTTACCTATTCTGTTAGTTGAATAAGGCGTTGttgtttaaatataatatcaagAACGGCGCTTTATATTCCCTTACTCAACTAAACATTTATACGTATAAACGCACActcatagatagatgaatatagacaaACTTaaagacagttagacagatagattgatatagggatagacagatagacatgtagATGTGTTTACATATGTCAGATACCTCCTGCCTCTTGCCGCACTCGCTCCAAACCCACTCTTCCAACCTTATCCTCCATATTTCATCATCCTACTTCCCACTCCTCACATCCCAATTTTCTCCCCATTCATCATCCTACTTCCCACTCCTCATATCCCAATTTTCTCCCTACTCCCTATTCCCCACCCTattcctcgctccccctcccattcctcactccccactcccccaatCTCCGGAAACCTCCTCGTAGACAAGCACGACcgcgtccctctcttcctcaagaACCTTCTCTATAGTTGTGGGTCTTCCTCTCCCGTCAACCTCGCTGTAAATAAACCAGCCCCTCCCGTTCGACCTCCTGCAGGCGgccgcgaaggaggaggaagggagggtggggtccATGGGGTCCTTCCGGCTGCAGACGCCTCGGAGGGAATAACACGCCTCAGCTCCTCCCTTCGCCGTCCTGAAGTACGAGGGTTGGAAATAAAGAGGACTGGTTAAGCAATATgtaatgtgggagagagagagggatggaaggaaggaggaacaatgtggcatatatgtgtgtgtgtgtttataatatatatatatatatatatatatatatatatatatatatatatatatatatatatatcaacacactcttccgtgttgatactggatttattgaaaatga is a window from the Penaeus monodon isolate SGIC_2016 chromosome 41, NSTDA_Pmon_1, whole genome shotgun sequence genome containing:
- the LOC119598669 gene encoding seipin-like isoform X1; amino-acid sequence: MVQLIGNYIDTKKKATWRYIEEWQGTLYSMVVFGATMVVMFWASVFLYTSFYFTYMPQESITWPMHFQYKACEDRPGICTNPEAIISVTDPARGSLLARGQKYRVVVDLEMPESTTNQKLGNEPHLFSSGMFLVSMDMRSHGGESLRQASRSTMLRYKSSLLQTISTMAFAPFFLYGVQEEKQMVTVELFSQYEEDPVTPLSEVYVRLATKHVELYGAQLRIHAVFSGLRYLMYHYPLTAAALGIGICMVFLSAVVILSWYQFSGSAGKQLGGPRQVSFPNGRATGIGPGRSAGAGVQPMDALPKVAPAAARRSGLEIPPKAKEEPPSEEAKEVAKDEEGDVDGRAALPVEHETEENDIPAQQGSEAEGRDSDEFEVVCPSKNPANEETRRKLSSACDEDTVLRQRVQHIDAEP
- the LOC119598669 gene encoding seipin-like isoform X2 → MVQLIGNYIDTKKKATWRYIEEWQGTLYSMVVFGATMVVMFWASVFLYTSFYFTYMPQESITWPMHFQYKACEDRPGICTNPEAIISVTDPARGSLLARGQKYRVVVDLEMPESTTNQKLGMFLVSMDMRSHGGESLRQASRSTMLRYKSSLLQTISTMAFAPFFLYGVQEEKQMVTVELFSQYEEDPVTPLSEVYVRLATKHVELYGAQLRIHAVFSGLRYLMYHYPLTAAALGIGICMVFLSAVVILSWYQFSGSAGKQLGGPRQVSFPNGRATGIGPGRSAGAGVQPMDALPKVAPAAARRSGLEIPPKAKEEPPSEEAKEVAKDEEGDVDGRAALPVEHETEENDIPAQQGSEAEGRDSDEFEVVCPSKNPANEETRRKLSSACDEDTVLRQRVQHIDAEP